From the genome of Alosa sapidissima isolate fAloSap1 chromosome 14, fAloSap1.pri, whole genome shotgun sequence, one region includes:
- the tnfaip8l3 gene encoding tumor necrosis factor alpha-induced protein 8-like protein 3: protein MDSDSGELSEGELSPGQETFNSKSLALQAQKKILSKMATMAVANLLTDDTSSEILDELYRASREYTKSKKEAHKIVKDVIKIALKIGILYRNQQFSAEELETVERFKKKMNQTAMTAVSFYEVDYTFDRNILSELLLECRDLLHEVVEQHLTTRSHGRIDHVFNHFADLEFLAELYGSSDEYRLYLRKICDGINKLLDEGVL from the coding sequence GGCAGGAGACCTTCAACTCGAAGAGTCTAGCACTACAAGCCCAAAAGAAGATCTTGAGCAAGATGGCCACCATGGCTGTGGCCAACCTCCTAACAGACGACACCAGCAGCGAGATACTAGACGAGCTCTACAGGGCCAGCCGTGAGTACACCAAGAGCAAAAAGGAGGCGCACAAGATCGTCAAAGATGTCATCAAAATCGCCCTGAAAATCGGCATCCTCTACCGCAACCAGCAGTTCAGTGCAGAAGAGCTGGAGACAGTGGAGCGCTTCAAGAAGAAAATGAACCAGACAGCCATGACTGCAGTCAGCTTCTACGAGGTGGACTACACCTTCGACCGGAACATTCTCTCAGAGTTACTCCTGGAGTGCCGAGATCTACTGCACGAAGTGGTGGAGCAGCACTTGACGACTAGGTCACACGGGCGCATCGACCATGTCTTCAACCACTTTGCTGACCTGGAATTCCTCGCTGAACTCTACGGGTCCTCAGACGAGTACAGACTCTATCTGCGGAAGATCTGTGATGGCATAAACAAACTCCTTGACGAGGGTGTGCTTTAA